The following coding sequences are from one Alphaproteobacteria bacterium window:
- a CDS encoding arginyltransferase → MSAPTRPPKLVAPLRFYRSAPRPCAYLPGLMEQLIFAELDDASAMESYDTLTHAGFRRSHNIIYRPACANCAACIPVRIVAHDFEPDKSLLRIRRRNRDTIVVLAEARATIEQFHVFQRYQRIRHPGGDMAEMTFAQYRAMIEETAVSTFVSEFRKSSGELIGAMLADQLGDGVSAVYSFFDPAHESASPGTFMILWLIDEARRRNLPYVYLGYWIEESPKMSYKTRFRPIEALGGKGWARI, encoded by the coding sequence ATGAGCGCGCCAACAAGACCGCCGAAACTGGTAGCACCGCTTCGTTTTTACAGGTCGGCGCCGCGTCCCTGCGCCTACCTCCCCGGGCTCATGGAGCAGTTGATATTCGCCGAGCTTGACGACGCCAGCGCTATGGAGTCTTACGACACTCTGACCCATGCGGGTTTTCGACGCAGCCACAACATAATTTATCGGCCCGCCTGCGCCAATTGCGCGGCCTGCATCCCGGTCCGGATCGTCGCCCATGATTTCGAGCCTGATAAATCGCTGTTGAGAATTCGCCGCCGCAACCGGGACACCATTGTCGTGCTGGCGGAAGCTCGCGCCACGATCGAGCAGTTTCATGTCTTTCAGCGATATCAGCGCATTCGCCATCCCGGCGGCGATATGGCCGAAATGACCTTCGCCCAATATCGGGCGATGATCGAAGAAACCGCCGTTAGCACATTCGTTTCGGAATTCCGGAAATCGTCCGGCGAATTGATTGGCGCGATGCTGGCAGACCAACTTGGGGACGGCGTTTCTGCGGTTTACAGTTTCTTCGATCCCGCCCACGAATCGGCGAGCCCAGGAACCTTCATGATTCTATGGCTAATCGATGAAGCGAGGCGGCGCAACCTACCTTACGTCTATCTTGGTTACTGGATCGAAGAGAGCCCCAAAATGTCCTACAAGACGCGATTTCGACCGATCGAAGCCCTTGGCGGAAAGGGTTGGGCCCGCATATAG